Proteins found in one Vallitalea guaymasensis genomic segment:
- a CDS encoding LacI family DNA-binding transcriptional regulator gives MKKIKKVTMQDIADALGVSKVTISKALNDKDGVGPELKEQILQKAEEFGYRLSKNSKDKVKNIAIFLDHKYFGEGTKAYFYVKIYQMISKHLSEIGYIGVLTTVNPLNHGKELEQIISNQNIEGIIILGNLEEEFLSKVRKIRLPKVFVDYYDELSNTDCVLSENIYSTYEITKHLLNYAHHYIGFVGSISVTQSISDRYLGYKRALMERKIPIRQEWIIDDRDAHNEAIEFQLPEEMPTAFVCNCDETAHRFIKCLKKQGYRVPEDISIVSFDNDIYADICEPKLTTVAVDIEGIAKTTVKLIKRKVERSPYYTKGVSMVNGKIIYRDSVAKN, from the coding sequence ATGAAGAAAATCAAAAAAGTTACTATGCAAGATATAGCAGATGCGTTAGGAGTTAGTAAAGTAACAATTTCTAAAGCATTAAATGATAAAGATGGTGTTGGACCTGAATTAAAAGAACAGATATTACAAAAAGCTGAAGAATTTGGCTATCGTTTATCAAAAAATTCAAAAGATAAAGTAAAGAATATTGCTATATTTTTAGACCACAAATATTTTGGTGAAGGCACAAAAGCATACTTCTATGTAAAAATCTATCAAATGATATCAAAGCATTTAAGTGAAATTGGTTATATTGGAGTTCTCACAACGGTAAATCCTCTCAATCATGGAAAGGAACTGGAACAAATCATTAGTAATCAAAACATTGAAGGTATAATCATTCTTGGAAACCTGGAGGAAGAATTTTTGTCAAAAGTCAGAAAGATAAGGTTACCTAAGGTATTTGTTGATTATTATGATGAACTTTCCAATACGGATTGTGTTCTTTCTGAGAATATCTACAGTACATATGAGATTACCAAGCATCTACTTAATTATGCACATCATTACATTGGTTTTGTAGGTTCAATCTCTGTTACTCAAAGTATATCAGATAGATATCTAGGATATAAGAGAGCTTTAATGGAAAGAAAGATTCCCATTAGACAAGAGTGGATTATTGATGATAGAGATGCACATAACGAAGCAATAGAATTCCAACTTCCAGAAGAGATGCCAACAGCTTTTGTATGTAATTGTGACGAAACAGCACATCGTTTTATTAAATGCTTGAAAAAACAAGGTTATAGAGTTCCCGAAGACATTTCAATCGTAAGCTTTGATAACGATATATATGCTGATATCTGTGAACCAAAATTAACAACTGTTGCTGTAGACATTGAAGGCATAGCAAAGACTACAGTGAAACTAATTAAAAGAAAAGTAGAAAGATCCCCTTATTATACAAAAGGAGTATCCATGGTGAATGGTAAAATCATTTATCGAGATTCAGTGGCAAAGAATTAA
- a CDS encoding YgjV family protein, whose protein sequence is MDNWLEWLGYLASLIVLISLLMSSIIKLRWISLIGSLLFSLYGFLIGALPVGLMNLCICFINIYFLFKIYNYKEYFKILPIKKRSLYYDYFLDFYKEEIDRFSESEFSIEESDVAFYILRNMVPAGIFMSTKLNDDTLKISLDFVVPEYRDFKIAKYVFDKNKEYFTDKGFYNLVSFSTNEQHIKYLLKMGFELDSIEGEKCYMKSL, encoded by the coding sequence ATGGATAATTGGCTTGAATGGCTAGGTTATTTAGCTTCACTTATTGTTTTAATATCTTTACTTATGAGTTCTATAATAAAATTGAGATGGATTAGTCTAATTGGTTCTTTATTGTTTTCATTGTATGGTTTTTTGATAGGTGCTTTACCTGTAGGATTGATGAATCTATGTATATGCTTCATTAATATCTATTTCTTATTCAAGATATATAATTATAAGGAATATTTTAAGATACTGCCAATCAAAAAACGTTCACTTTACTATGACTATTTTCTTGATTTTTATAAAGAAGAGATTGATAGATTCTCAGAATCAGAATTCAGTATAGAAGAATCAGATGTAGCTTTCTATATTTTAAGAAACATGGTTCCAGCTGGAATATTCATGTCAACGAAATTAAATGATGATACCCTTAAGATAAGTCTTGATTTTGTGGTTCCTGAATACAGGGATTTCAAGATAGCTAAATATGTTTTTGATAAGAATAAAGAATATTTTACGGATAAAGGTTTCTATAACCTTGTTAGTTTTTCTACAAATGAGCAGCATATCAAATATCTATTGAAGATGGGGTTTGAATTAGATTCTATAGAGGGTGAAAAATGTTATATGAAATCTTTATAA
- a CDS encoding MerR family transcriptional regulator, with product MRYSITDLAEILGCTTSAIHYYEKENLIKVDKGKNGHRYYNVVDVFRLLSYAKYRSMEIPMKTIITQFGGNENNYKLIEERETRYQLEAIKKAKYYMNLADAIEDHLVSIRRIQELLNKYELSQSPEVTIMCDDECGWLSKKRSSQKIIHKWVKAMPIVQLGVIDERMGMSNFGYLVRTEKLEELELPAGVYTKKLESTSCLHTIVVADEDFTLNPQKVFKKAFDYAYSKGLEIGETAWGKILLVEVEKEAKLHPYIELWISIKI from the coding sequence ATGAGGTATAGTATCACAGATTTAGCAGAAATTCTTGGATGTACCACTAGCGCCATCCATTACTATGAAAAGGAAAATTTGATAAAAGTAGATAAAGGGAAAAATGGTCATCGCTACTACAATGTAGTAGATGTATTCAGACTGCTTTCTTATGCTAAGTACCGCTCTATGGAAATTCCTATGAAAACCATCATTACCCAATTTGGCGGAAATGAAAATAATTATAAATTAATAGAAGAAAGAGAAACAAGATATCAACTAGAAGCAATCAAAAAAGCTAAGTACTATATGAACTTAGCAGATGCCATTGAAGATCATCTTGTCAGCATAAGAAGAATCCAAGAACTCTTGAATAAATATGAGTTGTCTCAATCTCCAGAAGTCACCATTATGTGTGATGATGAGTGTGGATGGCTGTCAAAGAAACGTAGTTCACAGAAAATAATTCACAAGTGGGTAAAAGCCATGCCTATTGTACAGTTAGGGGTAATTGATGAAAGAATGGGAATGAGTAATTTTGGATATTTGGTAAGGACTGAGAAACTAGAAGAACTAGAGCTACCAGCAGGAGTATATACCAAAAAATTAGAAAGTACATCTTGTCTACACACAATAGTAGTGGCAGATGAAGATTTTACTCTAAATCCTCAGAAAGTATTCAAAAAAGCTTTTGATTATGCTTACAGTAAAGGTCTTGAAATAGGGGAAACAGCTTGGGGTAAGATACTACTGGTAGAAGTAGAAAAAGAAGCAAAACTCCACCCATATATAGAATTATGGATTTCGATAAAAATATAA
- a CDS encoding glycoside hydrolase family 130 protein has product MAKIIGNKLKNIPWQERTEEDSMPIWRYSKNPIINRNAIPSSNSIFNSAVIPFEDGFAGVFRCDSKSVSMNIYSGFSKDGIHWNINHDPIEFQGENEEILRKEYRYDPRVCFIEDRYYITWCNGYHGPTIGMGYTFDFKTFHQTENAFLPYNRNGVLFPRKIGDYYAMLSRPSDTGHTPFGDIFYSQSKDMEYWGHHRHVMSTVKGKSAWQSTKIGPGPVPIETDEGWLLIYHGVITTCNGYVYRMGCALLDLDQPWKVKMRSSDYILAPYELYECVGDVPNVVFPCATLTDSETGRIAIYYGCADTVTSLAFTTVDELMKYMKENPL; this is encoded by the coding sequence TTGGCAAAAATTATTGGAAATAAATTAAAAAATATACCATGGCAGGAAAGAACTGAAGAAGATTCTATGCCAATATGGAGATATTCAAAAAATCCTATTATCAATAGAAATGCAATACCTAGTTCAAATAGTATTTTTAACAGTGCGGTTATACCTTTTGAAGATGGATTCGCAGGTGTATTCAGATGTGATTCCAAATCAGTGAGTATGAATATCTATTCTGGATTCAGCAAAGATGGAATTCATTGGAATATAAACCACGATCCTATCGAGTTTCAAGGAGAGAATGAAGAAATACTCCGTAAAGAGTATCGTTATGACCCAAGAGTGTGTTTTATAGAAGACCGTTACTATATAACATGGTGCAATGGTTATCATGGTCCCACAATAGGAATGGGTTATACTTTTGATTTCAAGACTTTCCATCAAACGGAAAACGCATTCTTACCTTATAATCGAAATGGAGTTTTATTTCCACGTAAAATAGGCGATTATTATGCAATGCTCAGTAGACCAAGTGACACAGGACATACACCTTTTGGTGATATCTTCTACAGTCAAAGTAAAGATATGGAATATTGGGGTCATCATCGTCATGTAATGAGTACAGTTAAAGGTAAATCAGCTTGGCAAAGTACAAAAATCGGTCCAGGACCAGTACCAATAGAAACTGATGAAGGATGGTTACTCATATACCATGGTGTTATAACTACATGTAATGGTTATGTATATAGAATGGGATGCGCACTTCTTGATTTAGACCAACCCTGGAAAGTAAAAATGCGCTCATCAGATTACATATTAGCACCTTATGAATTATATGAATGTGTAGGAGACGTACCAAATGTAGTTTTCCCATGTGCCACACTAACTGATTCAGAAACAGGAAGAATAGCTATATACTATGGCTGTGCAGACACAGTTACTAGTCTAGCCTTTACAACTGTCGATGAACTAATGAAATACATGAAGGAAAATCCATTATAG